From the Jatrophihabitans endophyticus genome, one window contains:
- a CDS encoding phosphoribosyl-ATP diphosphatase produces the protein MKTFDQLFGELTDRQRQRPAGSATVAALDAGVHAQGKKVVEEAAEVWMAAEHESAERTAEEISQLLYRIQVIMLGRGLGLEDVYRHL, from the coding sequence ATGAAGACCTTCGACCAGCTCTTCGGCGAGCTCACCGACCGGCAGCGGCAGCGCCCGGCGGGTTCGGCGACGGTCGCCGCGCTCGACGCCGGCGTCCACGCCCAGGGCAAGAAGGTCGTCGAGGAGGCCGCCGAGGTGTGGATGGCCGCCGAGCACGAGTCGGCCGAGCGCACGGCCGAGGAGATCAGCCAGCTGCTGTACCGCATCCAGGTGATCATGCTGGGTCGCGGCCTGGGGCTCGAGGACGTCTACCGACATCTGTAG
- a CDS encoding riboflavin synthase codes for MFTGIVEEVGQVAALEHRGDSAVLTIRATKVTSDLVHGASIAVNGVCLTVVGWTAEGELTAVDFDVMGETLRRSVIGGLGEGTRVNLERSVRADQRLDGHVVQGHVDGTGAVVSRTSGDNWDTVRVEVPAELARFVAEKGSIAVDGVSLTVSAVGPDWFEVGLIPETLRATTLGGKAAGDPVNLEVDVLAKYVARLLATEAAR; via the coding sequence GTGTTCACCGGGATCGTCGAGGAGGTCGGCCAGGTCGCCGCGCTCGAGCACCGCGGCGACTCCGCCGTCCTGACCATCCGTGCGACGAAGGTCACCTCCGACCTCGTCCACGGCGCGTCCATCGCGGTCAACGGCGTCTGCCTGACCGTCGTGGGCTGGACGGCCGAGGGGGAGCTCACCGCCGTCGACTTCGACGTGATGGGCGAGACCCTGCGCCGTTCGGTGATCGGCGGCCTCGGCGAGGGGACGCGGGTCAACCTGGAGCGCTCGGTCCGAGCCGACCAGCGGCTGGACGGCCACGTCGTGCAGGGGCACGTCGACGGCACCGGCGCCGTGGTCTCGCGCACGAGCGGCGACAACTGGGACACCGTCCGCGTCGAGGTGCCGGCCGAGCTCGCCCGCTTCGTCGCCGAGAAGGGCTCGATCGCGGTCGACGGCGTCTCGCTGACGGTCAGCGCGGTCGGCCCGGACTGGTTCGAGGTGGGCTTGATCCCAGAGACCTTGCGGGCCACCACGCTCGGCGGCAAGGCTGCGGGCGACCCGGTGAACCTGGAGGTGGACGTGCTGGCGAAGTACGTCGCACGGCTGCTGGCGACCGAGGCGGCCCGATGA
- a CDS encoding adenylate/guanylate cyclase domain-containing protein: MTDPAATPPDEPVDPQRAVADAAEVVEVVEQHGIDVTRLFARVEEAVLGGPRRWTPDEVAERAGVDRDETRALWRALGFATGDEGDAVYTDGDVEAVVLVEQLRRAGFEDDALIGAMTRLFGQTFSRLASWQGQLMLELLADRPEILRSEDALVDLIDQLGPLMEQLQSYVWRRQLVAFFARAAARAHEDVSSSLATELAIGFVDMSGFTALTRRATEAELRELLDTFESLATTVVGTHGGRVVKTIGDEVLFQAEDAAAAAEIALELVETAAGDERMPQLRGGLAVGPVVSRLGDVYGSTVNIASRLTSISRPGAVLVDRAMHDALRGDPRFYLKSARPESVRGFHHLHPWRLRRADR, translated from the coding sequence ATGACCGACCCCGCTGCCACGCCGCCCGACGAGCCGGTCGACCCGCAGCGAGCGGTGGCCGACGCCGCCGAGGTGGTCGAGGTCGTCGAGCAGCACGGCATCGACGTCACCCGGCTCTTCGCGCGCGTCGAGGAGGCCGTCCTCGGCGGACCGCGCCGTTGGACGCCCGACGAGGTCGCCGAGCGGGCGGGCGTGGACCGGGACGAGACGCGGGCACTGTGGCGCGCCCTCGGATTCGCGACCGGCGACGAGGGCGACGCGGTCTACACCGACGGCGACGTGGAGGCCGTGGTCCTCGTCGAGCAGCTGCGCCGGGCGGGCTTCGAGGACGACGCGCTCATCGGCGCGATGACCCGGCTGTTCGGGCAGACGTTCTCGCGGCTCGCCTCGTGGCAGGGGCAGCTGATGCTCGAGCTGCTCGCCGACCGCCCGGAGATCCTGCGCTCGGAGGACGCGCTCGTCGACCTCATCGACCAGCTGGGGCCGCTGATGGAGCAGCTGCAGTCCTATGTGTGGCGCCGCCAGCTGGTGGCGTTCTTCGCCCGCGCCGCCGCCCGCGCGCACGAGGACGTCTCGTCCTCGCTCGCCACCGAGCTCGCGATCGGCTTCGTCGACATGTCCGGCTTCACCGCACTCACCCGTCGCGCCACCGAGGCGGAGCTGCGCGAGCTGCTCGACACGTTCGAGTCGCTCGCCACCACCGTGGTGGGGACCCACGGCGGCCGGGTGGTCAAGACGATCGGCGACGAGGTCCTCTTCCAGGCCGAGGACGCCGCGGCCGCCGCCGAGATCGCGCTCGAGCTGGTCGAGACCGCCGCCGGCGACGAGCGGATGCCGCAGCTGCGGGGCGGGCTCGCGGTGGGGCCGGTGGTGAGCCGACTGGGTGACGTGTACGGCTCGACGGTCAACATCGCGAGCCGGCTGACGTCCATCAGTCGGCCCGGCGCGGTGCTGGTCGACCGCGCGATGCACGACGCGCTGCGCGGCGACCCGCGCTTCTACCTCAAGTCGGCGCGTCCGGAGTCGGTTCGTGGCTTCCACCACCTGCACCCGTGGCGGCTGCGACGGGCCGATCGCTGA
- a CDS encoding bifunctional 3,4-dihydroxy-2-butanone-4-phosphate synthase/GTP cyclohydrolase II, with the protein MTRLDSIERAITDIKSGKAVVVVDDEDRENEGDLIFAAELATPELVAFMVRYTSGYICVPVEETDADRLDLPPMFHTNQDRRGTAYTVTVDAREGVSTGISAADRAHTIRLLADPESTAADFSRPGHVVPLRAKDGGVLRRPGHTEAAVDLATLAGLHPAGVLCEIVSEKDPAGMARADELRVFADEHDLALISIADLIAYRRRFEKLVTRVASARVPLRYGQFTALGYSSSYDEREHIAFVYGDIGDGEDVLVRVHSECLTGDVFGSLRCDCGPQLDAALAAVAKEGRGVVLYIRGHEGRGIGLLHKLQAYQLQDSGADTLDANLELGLPADARDYGTGAQILVDLGIHSMRLLTNNPAKRAGLEGYGLRVHGRVALPVHANPENLRYLQTKRDRMGHDADFFDDPDGAVS; encoded by the coding sequence ATGACCCGGTTGGACTCCATCGAGCGCGCCATCACCGACATCAAGTCGGGCAAGGCCGTCGTGGTCGTCGACGACGAGGACCGCGAGAACGAGGGCGACCTCATCTTCGCCGCCGAGCTCGCCACGCCCGAGCTCGTCGCCTTCATGGTGCGCTACACGTCGGGCTACATCTGCGTGCCGGTCGAGGAGACCGACGCCGACCGGCTCGATCTGCCGCCGATGTTCCACACCAACCAGGACCGCCGCGGCACCGCCTACACCGTCACCGTCGACGCCCGCGAGGGCGTGAGCACGGGCATCTCGGCCGCCGACCGCGCGCACACGATCCGGCTGCTCGCCGACCCCGAGTCGACCGCCGCGGACTTCTCGCGGCCCGGCCACGTCGTGCCGCTGCGGGCGAAGGACGGCGGCGTGCTGCGCCGTCCCGGTCACACCGAGGCCGCGGTCGACCTCGCCACGCTCGCCGGGCTGCACCCGGCCGGCGTGCTCTGCGAGATCGTCAGCGAGAAGGACCCTGCCGGCATGGCCCGCGCCGACGAGCTGCGCGTCTTCGCCGACGAGCACGACCTCGCGCTGATCTCCATCGCCGACCTCATCGCCTACCGCCGTCGTTTCGAGAAGCTGGTCACCCGGGTGGCGTCGGCGCGGGTGCCGCTGCGCTACGGCCAGTTCACCGCGCTGGGGTACTCGTCCAGCTACGACGAGCGCGAGCACATCGCTTTCGTCTACGGCGACATCGGCGACGGCGAGGACGTCCTCGTGCGGGTGCACTCCGAGTGCCTCACCGGCGACGTCTTCGGCTCGCTGCGCTGCGACTGCGGCCCCCAGCTGGACGCGGCGCTGGCCGCCGTGGCCAAGGAGGGGCGCGGTGTCGTGCTCTACATCCGCGGCCACGAAGGGCGCGGCATCGGCCTGCTGCACAAGCTGCAGGCCTACCAGCTGCAGGACTCCGGCGCCGACACGCTCGACGCCAACCTGGAGCTCGGGCTACCGGCCGACGCGCGGGATTACGGCACGGGTGCGCAAATTCTCGTCGACCTCGGCATCCACTCGATGCGGTTGCTCACGAACAACCCGGCGAAGCGGGCGGGGCTCGAGGGGTACGGCCTGCGCGTGCACGGCCGCGTCGCCCTGCCCGTCCACGCCAACCCCGAGAACCTGCGTTACCTGCAGACCAAGCGAGACCGCATGGGTCACGACGCCGACTTCTTCGACGACCCGGACGGGGCGGTCTCGTGA
- the rpe gene encoding ribulose-phosphate 3-epimerase: MPAAGGAEPMIAPSILSADFARLADAAESVGTADWLHVDVMDNHFVPNLTLGLPVVTSLHRATGIPLDCHLMIDDPDRWAPGYAEAGASNVTFHVEAAADAVQTARAIRAAGALAGLSVKPGTPLDPYLEVLREFDTLLVMTVEPGFGGQAFLPDVLPKVRLAREHVRAGHLRLFVEVDGGIAPDTIEAAAEAGADVFVAGSAVFGADDPGRAVEALRTQARAAMTVQ; the protein is encoded by the coding sequence ATGCCCGCAGCAGGTGGCGCCGAGCCCATGATCGCGCCGAGCATCCTGTCGGCGGACTTCGCACGCCTCGCCGACGCCGCCGAGTCCGTCGGCACGGCCGACTGGCTGCACGTCGACGTCATGGACAACCACTTCGTGCCGAACCTGACCCTCGGCCTGCCGGTGGTGACGAGCCTGCACCGCGCCACGGGGATCCCGCTGGACTGCCACCTGATGATCGACGACCCGGACCGCTGGGCGCCGGGCTACGCCGAGGCGGGGGCCAGCAACGTGACCTTCCACGTCGAGGCGGCGGCCGACGCCGTGCAGACGGCGCGGGCGATCCGGGCCGCCGGCGCGCTGGCCGGCCTGTCGGTCAAGCCCGGCACCCCGCTCGACCCCTACCTCGAGGTGCTGCGCGAGTTCGACACCCTGCTCGTGATGACCGTCGAGCCGGGTTTCGGCGGCCAGGCGTTCCTGCCCGACGTCCTGCCCAAGGTCCGGCTCGCCCGCGAGCACGTGCGCGCCGGGCACCTGCGGCTGTTCGTCGAGGTCGACGGCGGCATCGCGCCCGACACCATCGAGGCCGCCGCCGAGGCCGGTGCCGACGTGTTCGTCGCGGGGTCGGCGGTCTTCGGTGCCGACGACCCGGGGCGGGCGGTCGAGGCGCTGCGGACGCAGGCGCGCGCCGCGATGACCGTGCAGTGA
- a CDS encoding universal stress protein, with translation MGGYQTVVVGTDGSETSFRAVERAAELARDAGALLLIACAYEPGKVDTAAQDALGDEAYQVVGSAPAEDSVSRARDRAVAVGATRIETVAVQGKPSATLQRVVKDRGADLCVVGNRGLNTLAGRIIGSVPQDIVRHMPVDVLVVHTT, from the coding sequence ATGGGCGGGTACCAGACCGTCGTCGTCGGCACCGACGGCTCCGAGACGTCGTTCCGCGCGGTCGAGCGCGCGGCCGAGCTGGCCCGCGACGCCGGCGCGCTGCTGCTGATCGCGTGCGCGTACGAGCCGGGCAAGGTCGACACCGCCGCGCAGGACGCCCTGGGCGACGAGGCCTACCAGGTCGTCGGCTCGGCCCCGGCGGAGGACAGCGTCAGCCGTGCCCGCGACCGTGCCGTCGCGGTGGGCGCCACCCGCATCGAGACCGTGGCCGTGCAGGGCAAGCCGTCGGCGACGCTGCAGCGCGTGGTGAAGGACCGCGGCGCCGACCTGTGCGTCGTCGGCAACCGGGGGCTGAACACGCTGGCCGGGCGGATCATCGGCTCCGTCCCCCAGGACATCGTGCGGCACATGCCCGTCGACGTCCTGGTCGTGCACACCACCTGA
- the ribH gene encoding 6,7-dimethyl-8-ribityllumazine synthase, with amino-acid sequence MSGHGSPELAVEGAEGLTVVVIASQWHDEVMAGLLDGARRALAEAGVADAVELRVPGTFELPVAASRVAAAGIDGRAVDAIVALGVVIRGGTPHFDYVCQAATSGLTAVAERTGVPVGFGVLTCDDDEQALDRAGLAGSHEDKGHEATTAALATAVTLAAYPRG; translated from the coding sequence GTGAGCGGCCACGGGTCGCCGGAGCTGGCGGTGGAGGGGGCCGAGGGCCTCACCGTCGTCGTGATCGCCAGCCAGTGGCACGACGAGGTCATGGCCGGCCTGCTCGACGGTGCCCGCCGGGCGCTCGCCGAGGCGGGCGTGGCCGATGCCGTGGAGCTCCGTGTGCCGGGGACCTTCGAGCTGCCGGTGGCCGCGTCCCGGGTGGCCGCCGCAGGGATCGACGGCCGCGCCGTCGACGCGATCGTCGCGCTGGGCGTCGTCATCCGAGGTGGCACGCCGCACTTCGACTACGTCTGCCAGGCCGCCACGTCGGGGCTCACGGCGGTGGCCGAGCGCACCGGCGTCCCGGTCGGCTTCGGCGTGCTCACCTGCGACGACGACGAGCAGGCGCTCGATCGCGCCGGGCTCGCCGGTTCCCACGAGGACAAGGGCCACGAGGCCACCACCGCCGCGCTGGCGACCGCGGTGACGCTCGCCGCGTACCCACGCGGCTGA
- the hisG gene encoding ATP phosphoribosyltransferase: protein MLRIAVPNKGSLAEPASQMLTEAGYRQRSDSRELVVHDPENDTEFFFLRPRDIAVYVGAGQLDVGITGEDLLLDSGAKADPILPLGFGGSTFRWAAMPGAVASVDDLAGKRIATAYEGVVTSYLTGRGIAAEVIRLDGAVETSVKLGVADAIADVVSTGTTLRNAGLEVFGEPLLTSEAVLIRRQDVETSGAAVDQLVRRLHGVIIARQYVLMDYDIPEGLVPQAVAITPGIESPTVSPLHERGWCAVRSMVRRRETNAIMDQLWDLGARGILVTAINACRL from the coding sequence GTGCTCCGAATCGCCGTACCGAACAAGGGCTCGCTCGCCGAGCCGGCCAGCCAGATGCTCACCGAGGCCGGCTACCGGCAGCGCAGCGACAGCCGCGAGCTCGTCGTCCACGACCCCGAGAACGACACCGAGTTCTTCTTCCTCCGCCCGCGCGACATCGCCGTCTACGTCGGCGCCGGCCAGCTCGACGTCGGCATCACCGGCGAGGACCTGCTCCTCGACTCCGGCGCGAAGGCCGATCCGATCCTGCCGCTCGGCTTCGGCGGGTCGACGTTCCGCTGGGCCGCCATGCCCGGTGCCGTGGCGTCGGTCGACGACCTCGCCGGCAAGCGCATCGCCACCGCCTACGAGGGCGTGGTGACGTCCTACCTCACCGGCCGGGGCATCGCCGCCGAGGTCATCCGCCTCGACGGCGCGGTCGAGACATCGGTCAAGCTCGGCGTCGCCGACGCGATCGCCGACGTCGTCTCCACCGGGACGACGCTGCGCAACGCCGGCCTCGAGGTGTTCGGCGAGCCGTTGCTGACGAGCGAGGCGGTGCTGATCCGACGGCAGGACGTCGAGACCTCCGGCGCGGCCGTCGACCAACTCGTGCGGCGGCTGCACGGCGTCATCATCGCGCGGCAGTACGTGCTCATGGACTACGACATCCCCGAGGGACTGGTGCCGCAGGCGGTCGCCATCACGCCGGGCATCGAGTCGCCGACCGTCTCGCCGCTGCACGAGCGGGGCTGGTGCGCCGTCCGCTCGATGGTGCGGCGCCGCGAGACCAACGCGATCATGGACCAGCTGTGGGACCTCGGCGCCCGCGGCATCCTGGTGACCGCCATCAACGCCTGCCGGCTCTAG
- a CDS encoding RsmB/NOP family class I SAM-dependent RNA methyltransferase: MAERTSRPGRRAAGRPARPTRPERRRAPVDPARLVALDLLRAVAEQDAYANLVLPRLITERGLTGRDAALATELGYGTLRSLGTVDGVLARCIDRDLADVEPVVLDILRLGAYQALRTRIPPHAAVATTVDLAHAAGSGRAGGFVNAVLRRVTDRDWPGWTDELAAGVEPLAALAVRTAHPEWIAGAFAAALGEDAGGPLTETAAALAADDERPVTHLVAWPGRSERTELLVADDGAVHGSVGPYSPYAVRLAAGDPGRLPAVRERRAGVQDEGSQLCALALAAAPVDGPDERWLDACAGPGGKAALLAAVAAGRGAQLHANERREHRAQLVRRVTEPWGVTVTVGDARELAPPDGVPGYDRVLVDAPCTGLGALRRRPEARWRRRGDDVAELAALQRALLAAALRVTRPGGVVAYVTCSPHPAETSAVVAAFAAEHELLDARPFFPDVPDLGAGPTVQLWPHRHGTDAMFCALLRAS; this comes from the coding sequence TTGGCTGAGCGCACCTCCCGCCCCGGCCGCCGTGCGGCGGGCCGACCCGCGCGACCCACCCGACCCGAGCGGCGGCGGGCGCCCGTCGACCCGGCCCGGCTCGTCGCGCTCGACCTGCTGCGGGCCGTCGCCGAGCAGGACGCCTACGCCAACCTCGTCCTGCCGCGGCTCATCACCGAGCGCGGGCTGACCGGGCGGGACGCCGCCCTCGCCACCGAGCTCGGCTACGGGACGCTGCGCAGCCTCGGCACCGTCGACGGCGTGCTCGCCCGCTGCATCGACCGCGACCTCGCCGACGTCGAGCCGGTGGTGCTCGACATCCTGCGCCTCGGCGCCTACCAGGCGCTGCGCACCCGCATCCCGCCCCACGCCGCGGTCGCCACCACCGTCGACCTCGCGCACGCCGCGGGGTCCGGGCGCGCCGGCGGCTTCGTCAACGCGGTCCTGCGCCGGGTGACCGACCGGGACTGGCCGGGCTGGACCGACGAGCTCGCCGCCGGTGTCGAGCCGCTGGCGGCGCTCGCCGTCCGCACCGCCCACCCCGAGTGGATCGCGGGCGCGTTCGCCGCCGCGCTCGGCGAGGACGCCGGGGGACCGCTCACCGAGACCGCCGCCGCCCTCGCGGCCGACGACGAGCGCCCCGTCACCCACCTGGTCGCCTGGCCCGGGCGCAGCGAGCGGACCGAGCTGCTCGTCGCCGACGACGGCGCCGTGCACGGCAGCGTCGGGCCGTACTCGCCGTACGCGGTCCGGCTCGCCGCCGGCGACCCCGGCCGGCTGCCGGCGGTCCGGGAACGGCGCGCCGGGGTGCAGGACGAGGGCAGCCAGCTGTGCGCGCTGGCCCTCGCCGCCGCGCCCGTCGACGGCCCGGACGAGCGGTGGCTCGACGCCTGCGCCGGGCCGGGAGGCAAGGCGGCGCTGCTCGCGGCGGTGGCCGCCGGCCGGGGAGCGCAGCTGCACGCCAACGAGCGGCGCGAGCACCGCGCGCAGCTCGTCCGTCGCGTCACCGAGCCGTGGGGCGTGACCGTCACGGTGGGCGACGCCCGCGAGCTCGCCCCGCCCGACGGCGTCCCCGGGTACGACCGGGTGCTCGTCGACGCGCCGTGCACCGGTCTCGGCGCGCTGCGCCGGCGTCCCGAGGCCCGCTGGCGGCGCCGCGGCGACGACGTCGCCGAGCTCGCCGCGCTGCAGCGCGCGCTGCTGGCGGCGGCGCTGCGTGTCACCAGACCCGGCGGGGTGGTGGCGTACGTGACCTGCTCGCCCCACCCGGCCGAGACCAGCGCGGTCGTCGCCGCGTTCGCCGCCGAGCACGAGCTGCTCGACGCGCGACCCTTCTTCCCCGACGTGCCCGACCTGGGTGCCGGCCCGACCGTGCAGCTGTGGCCGCACCGGCACGGCACCGACGCGATGTTCTGTGCCCTGCTGCGCGCCTCCTAG
- the ribD gene encoding bifunctional diaminohydroxyphosphoribosylaminopyrimidine deaminase/5-amino-6-(5-phosphoribosylamino)uracil reductase RibD yields the protein MTATEAEQAAMHRALALADTVRGHTSPNPAVGAVVLAPDGTLAGEGATAPAGGAHAEVAALAAAGDAARGGTAVVTLEPCAHTGRTGPCTEALVAAGITRVVYAVDDPNPEAAGGATVLRERGIDVVAGVEEHAAASGALRPWLHATRTGRPFVTWKYAATLDGRVAAADWSARWISSAASREDAHALRAVVDAIVVGSGTVLTDDPQLTVRGGDQIPALRQPLRVVLDRRHRIPDDARVLDDAAETLVLDTAVPRFALKALHDRGVRQVLLEGGPTLAGAFVEARCVDEVIVYLAPTLLGAGPAALGDAGIGTLAEAAALDIESVSRIGDDIKVVARPRWAEQAMED from the coding sequence GTGACCGCCACCGAGGCCGAGCAGGCCGCCATGCACCGCGCCCTAGCGCTCGCCGACACCGTGCGGGGGCACACCAGCCCGAACCCGGCCGTCGGCGCGGTCGTGCTCGCCCCGGACGGAACGCTGGCCGGCGAGGGCGCGACGGCCCCCGCCGGTGGCGCCCACGCCGAGGTCGCCGCCCTCGCTGCCGCCGGGGACGCCGCGCGGGGCGGGACCGCCGTCGTCACCCTCGAGCCCTGCGCGCACACCGGCCGCACCGGCCCGTGCACCGAGGCCCTGGTCGCCGCCGGGATCACCCGGGTGGTCTACGCCGTCGACGACCCGAACCCCGAGGCCGCCGGCGGTGCCACCGTGCTGCGCGAGCGCGGCATCGACGTCGTCGCCGGGGTCGAGGAGCACGCCGCGGCCAGCGGGGCGCTGCGCCCTTGGCTGCACGCGACCCGCACCGGCCGGCCGTTCGTCACGTGGAAGTACGCGGCGACCCTCGACGGTCGGGTCGCCGCGGCCGACTGGTCGGCCCGCTGGATCTCCTCGGCCGCCTCGCGCGAGGACGCCCACGCGCTCCGCGCCGTCGTCGACGCGATCGTGGTCGGCAGCGGCACGGTGCTGACCGACGATCCGCAGCTGACCGTCCGCGGCGGGGACCAGATCCCCGCCCTGCGTCAGCCGCTGCGCGTCGTCCTCGACCGCCGGCACCGCATCCCCGACGACGCGCGCGTGCTCGACGACGCCGCCGAGACGCTCGTGCTCGACACCGCCGTCCCGCGATTCGCGCTCAAGGCGCTGCACGACAGGGGAGTGCGGCAGGTCCTGCTCGAGGGCGGTCCTACCCTGGCAGGGGCGTTCGTCGAGGCCCGCTGCGTCGACGAGGTGATCGTGTACCTGGCCCCCACGCTGCTGGGCGCGGGACCCGCGGCGCTGGGTGACGCGGGCATCGGAACACTGGCCGAGGCCGCGGCGTTGGACATCGAGTCGGTGAGCCGGATCGGCGACGACATCAAGGTGGTGGCCCGGCCGCGCTGGGCCGAACAGGCGATGGAGGACTGA
- a CDS encoding PH domain-containing protein, whose product MADTELVVDARPVKTARIANASALVAFLVFVVVALLMKRENAGAYFGQQDQIFTVVLGLIVAGGLRLPARPRLHADTTAVRTRGYLGNWRTIPWEAVVAVEFPKSVRFAQLRLPAEERLAIYAVQRMDGPYAVATMQQLRALFAATHPDED is encoded by the coding sequence GTGGCCGACACCGAACTCGTCGTGGACGCGCGCCCCGTCAAGACCGCGCGCATCGCCAACGCCAGCGCGCTCGTCGCGTTCCTCGTCTTCGTCGTGGTGGCGCTGCTGATGAAGCGCGAGAACGCCGGCGCGTACTTCGGTCAGCAGGACCAGATCTTCACCGTCGTCCTCGGCCTGATCGTGGCCGGTGGGCTGCGGCTGCCGGCGCGGCCGCGGCTGCACGCCGACACCACCGCCGTCCGCACCAGGGGCTACCTCGGCAACTGGCGCACGATCCCGTGGGAGGCCGTCGTCGCGGTCGAGTTCCCCAAGTCGGTGCGCTTCGCGCAGCTGCGCCTGCCCGCCGAGGAGCGGCTGGCGATCTACGCCGTGCAGCGCATGGACGGTCCGTACGCCGTCGCCACCATGCAGCAGCTGCGCGCGCTCTTCGCCGCCACGCATCCCGACGAGGACTGA
- the fmt gene encoding methionyl-tRNA formyltransferase, with translation MRLVFAGTPAPAVPTLRALVDSPRHEVVAVVTRPPARAGRGRRTAESPVARLAAEAGLPVLAPARAGDPDFLARLAELEPDCCPVVAYGALLPPPALTVPRLGWVNLHFSLLPAWRGAAPVQHALLHGDDVTGASTFLIEAGLDTGPVFGVLTETVRPGDTAGDLLDRLAAGGAGLMLATMDGLADGSLVPVPQPGEGVSFAPKITVADAELDWTQPGRHVERLTRACWPAPGAWTTFRGERLKLGAVGVRAGHDLAPGELRVARDTVLAGTGSLDVALGTVQPPGKRPMPAADWARGARIEDGERLG, from the coding sequence ATGCGGCTCGTCTTCGCCGGCACTCCCGCGCCGGCCGTGCCGACGCTGCGTGCCCTGGTCGACTCGCCGCGGCACGAGGTCGTCGCCGTCGTCACGCGGCCGCCTGCCCGTGCCGGCCGGGGCCGGCGCACGGCCGAGTCACCGGTCGCCCGGCTCGCCGCCGAGGCGGGTCTGCCCGTGCTCGCGCCGGCCCGCGCCGGCGACCCCGACTTCCTCGCGCGGCTCGCCGAGCTCGAGCCCGACTGCTGCCCGGTCGTCGCCTACGGCGCGCTGCTGCCGCCGCCGGCGCTGACCGTGCCCCGGTTGGGATGGGTGAACCTGCACTTCTCGCTGCTGCCGGCCTGGCGCGGCGCCGCGCCCGTCCAGCACGCGCTGCTGCACGGGGACGACGTCACCGGCGCGTCGACGTTCCTGATCGAGGCGGGGCTCGACACCGGCCCGGTCTTCGGCGTGCTGACCGAGACCGTGCGCCCCGGCGACACGGCCGGTGACCTGCTCGACCGCCTCGCCGCCGGCGGCGCCGGGCTGATGCTCGCCACGATGGACGGGCTGGCCGACGGCAGCCTCGTCCCCGTCCCGCAGCCCGGCGAGGGCGTCTCGTTCGCCCCGAAGATCACCGTCGCGGACGCCGAGCTCGACTGGACGCAGCCCGGCCGCCACGTCGAGCGGCTGACCCGGGCCTGCTGGCCGGCCCCGGGCGCGTGGACGACGTTCCGCGGCGAGCGGCTCAAGCTCGGCGCGGTCGGCGTGCGGGCCGGGCACGACCTCGCCCCCGGGGAGCTGCGGGTCGCCCGCGACACCGTCCTCGCCGGGACCGGCAGCCTGGACGTCGCGCTCGGCACGGTCCAGCCGCCGGGCAAGCGGCCGATGCCGGCCGCCGACTGGGCCCGGGGCGCACGGATCGAGGACGGCGAACGGCTTGGCTGA